A genome region from Halorussus pelagicus includes the following:
- a CDS encoding type 1 glutamine amidotransferase, whose product MSRLRIAFVNAAHEGADTRRNFRRELDADLVEFDATGGELPETTDFDGVVISGSRSSVYWDEEWIEPTKEWVGKAIDAGLPCLGICWGHQLLADVLGGEVADMGEYEIGYREVEHTGDSRLFDGIDDRFTVFTTHSDAVTELPPGAAEIAVNDYSNHGFRKDRVFGLQFHPEYDAETAESVTKDKDLADDRMDDVLAGITDENYRAACEAKLVFENFGDFVREVRDDDAERESGPVSA is encoded by the coding sequence ATGAGCCGATTGCGAATCGCGTTCGTCAACGCTGCCCACGAGGGCGCGGACACCCGGCGGAACTTCCGGCGGGAGTTGGACGCCGACCTCGTGGAGTTCGACGCGACCGGCGGCGAGTTGCCCGAGACCACCGACTTCGACGGTGTGGTAATCTCCGGCTCGCGGTCGTCGGTCTACTGGGACGAAGAGTGGATAGAACCGACCAAAGAATGGGTCGGCAAGGCCATCGACGCCGGACTCCCCTGTCTCGGTATCTGTTGGGGCCACCAACTGCTCGCGGACGTGCTGGGCGGCGAAGTCGCCGACATGGGCGAGTACGAAATCGGCTACCGGGAGGTCGAACACACCGGCGACTCGCGCCTGTTCGACGGCATCGACGACCGATTCACGGTGTTCACAACCCACTCCGACGCCGTGACCGAACTCCCGCCGGGCGCGGCGGAAATCGCGGTGAACGACTACTCGAACCACGGCTTCCGCAAAGACCGCGTGTTCGGCCTACAGTTCCACCCCGAGTACGACGCCGAGACCGCCGAGTCGGTGACGAAGGACAAGGATTTGGCCGACGACCGAATGGACGACGTGCTGGCGGGCATCACCGACGAGAACTATCGGGCGGCCTGCGAGGCGAAACTCGTCTTCGAGAACTTCGGCGACTTCGTGCGCGAGGTCCGGGACGACGACGCCGAGCGCGAGAGCGGACCCGTCTCGGCGTAG